From one Acidobacteriota bacterium genomic stretch:
- the meaB gene encoding methylmalonyl Co-A mutase-associated GTPase MeaB, with protein sequence MNDPERLDEIRDICRGDIRQLARILSEVENSPTPATRSLLKSLFPMTDGSWVTGITGSPGSGKSTLVEALARHYRGAGEKVGIVAVDPTSPFSGGALLGDRVRMQNLFTDPGVFIRSMATRGRLGGLSSAVDDALVVLAAGGFKRLMVETVGVGQDEVDVVRTAEVVLVLLVPGMGDEIQSIKAGIMEIGDIFVINKADRPEAMKTERELRAVLSLAARDDGWDPPIVQTVATRDHGIEEVAEAVETFRRFTSRETASRRRVFLYRQKVLEMIRDRVAERVVDDLGSEELDRWARQMANREVDPYTLVDRIFERSGSRS encoded by the coding sequence GTGAACGACCCGGAACGACTGGACGAGATCCGCGACATCTGCCGCGGTGACATCCGTCAACTCGCCCGCATCCTTTCCGAAGTCGAGAATTCCCCGACGCCTGCGACCCGAAGCCTGCTCAAGTCTCTCTTTCCCATGACCGACGGCTCCTGGGTGACCGGGATCACCGGGAGTCCCGGCTCCGGAAAAAGCACGCTGGTGGAGGCGCTGGCCCGTCACTATCGCGGCGCCGGCGAGAAGGTGGGAATCGTGGCCGTGGACCCGACATCGCCCTTCTCGGGAGGCGCCCTGTTGGGGGATCGGGTTCGAATGCAGAATCTGTTCACCGACCCGGGGGTCTTCATCCGCAGCATGGCCACCCGGGGACGCTTGGGAGGGCTCTCCAGCGCAGTGGACGACGCCCTGGTGGTGTTGGCCGCGGGGGGCTTCAAGCGGCTGATGGTAGAGACGGTAGGGGTGGGTCAGGACGAGGTCGACGTGGTGCGGACCGCCGAGGTGGTCCTGGTCCTTTTGGTCCCGGGCATGGGAGACGAGATCCAGAGCATCAAGGCCGGAATCATGGAGATCGGAGACATCTTCGTCATCAACAAGGCGGATCGCCCCGAAGCCATGAAGACGGAGCGGGAACTGCGCGCCGTCCTCTCCCTGGCGGCGCGTGACGACGGATGGGACCCTCCCATCGTTCAGACCGTGGCCACACGGGACCACGGAATCGAAGAGGTGGCCGAAGCCGTGGAGACGTTCCGGCGATTCACCAGCCGCGAGACGGCCTCCCGGCGACGGGTCTTCCTCTACCGGCAGAAAGTCCTTGAGATGATCCGTGACCGAGTGGCCGAGCGAGTCGTGGACGACCTGGGATCGGAAGAACTGGATCGATGGGCGCGGCAAATGGCCAATCGGGAGGTGGACCCCTATACTCTGGTGGATCGCATCTTTGAGCGATCGGGATCGAGGTCCTGA
- a CDS encoding cobalamin-independent methionine synthase II family protein gives MTESIPHPFPTFVVGSLPRPAWIRELIEDRKAGLIAATEADRLLDEAIPSNLKMQERAGLDYVSDGEWRRESYMKVFSESVSGFEIDTVSAGATDFPQLRYPSVVSEMKAHRFIAVDEIRFVREHTDRRVLAAIPSAYTLGRRMWDPRFSTGAYPTREAFMRACIPFLRREIKELMAIGVDAIQLDDPWLALLVDPDYRERENIVDLEQEISLCVECFNATVSGFEGAFISVHLCHAHFNRAHSTRGPYHLIMDALGEMNVDRIAMEFATPDAGSIESLRRFPTDKLLGLGVIDHTDPHVETPGEVVGRVEQAMEYVPPERITLNPDCGFAPSSLNPMDLDEAYLKLKAMCHGARILRQRYG, from the coding sequence ATGACGGAATCGATTCCCCACCCCTTCCCCACCTTCGTGGTCGGGAGCCTCCCCCGGCCTGCGTGGATTCGCGAGTTGATCGAAGACCGGAAGGCGGGGCTCATCGCTGCCACTGAGGCGGACCGGCTGCTCGACGAAGCCATCCCGTCGAACCTGAAGATGCAGGAACGGGCCGGACTCGACTACGTCTCCGACGGAGAGTGGCGCCGCGAGAGCTATATGAAGGTCTTCTCCGAATCGGTTTCCGGCTTCGAAATCGATACGGTCTCGGCGGGAGCCACCGATTTCCCCCAGCTCCGATATCCGTCGGTGGTCTCGGAGATGAAGGCGCACCGATTCATCGCCGTGGACGAGATCCGCTTCGTCCGCGAGCACACGGACCGCAGGGTTCTCGCCGCCATTCCTTCCGCGTACACCTTGGGCCGCCGGATGTGGGACCCCCGTTTTTCGACCGGGGCATATCCCACCCGGGAAGCCTTCATGCGGGCCTGCATTCCCTTCCTGCGCCGTGAGATCAAGGAACTCATGGCCATCGGGGTCGATGCCATTCAACTGGACGACCCTTGGTTGGCGCTGCTGGTGGACCCCGATTATCGGGAGCGTGAAAATATCGTCGATCTTGAGCAGGAGATCTCCCTTTGCGTCGAGTGTTTCAATGCGACGGTGAGTGGATTCGAGGGCGCGTTCATCAGCGTCCATCTCTGCCACGCCCATTTCAACCGCGCCCACTCCACCCGCGGTCCGTACCACCTCATCATGGACGCGCTGGGAGAGATGAACGTGGATCGAATCGCCATGGAGTTCGCCACCCCGGATGCAGGAAGCATCGAGAGCCTCAGGCGATTCCCCACGGACAAGCTCCTGGGGCTGGGGGTGATCGACCACACCGACCCGCATGTGGAGACACCCGGGGAAGTGGTCGGCCGGGTCGAGCAGGCTATGGAGTACGTCCCGCCGGAACGGATCACCCTGAATCCCGACTGTGGATTCGCCCCCTCCAGTCTCAATCCCATGGACCTGGACGAGGCCTACCTGAAGCTCAAGGCCATGTGCCACGGGGCACGTATTCTGCGCCAACGATACGGCTGA
- a CDS encoding carboxypeptidase-like regulatory domain-containing protein, translated as MSSPRSLVAGGCLAVLVLVSFLRAETGDAIAVEISPGRMQVEAPDCLTLLFNRMTPVPVRMTNRTGKEVELNITTRSDVLGLVPFREEVSAGGNGEGEELVLIPLMAGEWDDDLILTSGDRTRSWTQRFCVLPPARLHARVRDSNDRVVPARVRVTGADGREYTPDGHDSGEFRTEGLFELLVPAGAATISVRSADGDAPARETQVDLPVNRTVFVELALP; from the coding sequence ATGAGTTCTCCACGGAGCCTGGTTGCCGGCGGTTGCTTGGCGGTTCTCGTCCTGGTGTCCTTTCTGCGGGCTGAGACCGGTGACGCCATTGCGGTCGAGATTTCGCCCGGCCGGATGCAGGTCGAGGCGCCCGATTGTCTCACCCTCCTCTTCAACCGTATGACGCCGGTTCCGGTCCGTATGACAAACCGGACCGGGAAGGAGGTCGAGCTTAATATCACGACACGTTCCGACGTCCTGGGCCTGGTTCCGTTTCGGGAAGAGGTTTCGGCCGGGGGCAACGGGGAAGGAGAGGAGTTGGTCCTGATTCCGCTGATGGCGGGAGAGTGGGATGATGACCTGATTCTGACGTCCGGGGACCGGACCCGGTCTTGGACGCAGCGATTCTGTGTATTGCCGCCGGCCCGATTGCACGCGCGGGTCCGCGATTCGAATGACCGGGTGGTGCCGGCCCGGGTCCGGGTGACCGGTGCGGACGGACGCGAATACACGCCGGACGGCCATGATTCGGGTGAGTTCCGGACGGAGGGGCTCTTCGAGTTGCTGGTGCCGGCCGGCGCCGCCACGATTTCCGTCCGTTCCGCAGATGGAGACGCTCCGGCGCGCGAGACACAAGTCGATCTTCCCGTAAACCGCACCGTATTCGTCGAACTGGCTCTCCCATGA